Proteins encoded together in one Rossellomorea sp. y25 window:
- a CDS encoding YkvA family protein, giving the protein MNKTEKHYSEEKFWDKLKRYGLKAGHSVVYTALLLYFVLQKPDIPVKAKMIIIGALGYFILPTDFIPDMAVGVGFTDDFGALGLALLQVAMYIDDEVKAQAKAKLRDWFGDDVDTSEVDGKL; this is encoded by the coding sequence ATGAATAAGACCGAGAAACATTATTCAGAGGAAAAGTTTTGGGATAAGTTGAAGAGGTACGGTTTAAAGGCCGGGCATTCTGTGGTTTATACAGCATTGCTTCTCTATTTTGTCCTGCAAAAGCCGGATATTCCCGTTAAGGCGAAGATGATCATCATCGGGGCACTGGGATATTTCATTCTTCCAACGGACTTTATTCCCGACATGGCGGTGGGTGTAGGATTTACCGATGACTTTGGTGCGTTGGGTCTGGCTTTATTGCAGGTGGCAATGTATATCGATGACGAGGTGAAGGCGCAGGCCAAGGCGAAGTTGAGAGATTGGTTCGGGGATGATGTGGATACGTCAGAGGTTGATGGGAAATTGTAA
- a CDS encoding HD domain-containing protein codes for MWIKDVLYGEYKVDRVLEELILSDPVQRLKGIHQGGASFLVNEEWDVTRYEHSVGVMLLIKILGGQVEEQIAGLLHDVSHTAFSHVIDGVLDNLSEDYHEDIFEQVILQSEIPQILEKYDYDYRDILLDDSKWSLLEQPAPELCADRVDYTLRDMYRYGFISFEEVHDFLEQVAVVEGKICVKTIDAAEWFVKTYYTEVIDFFMNPLNIYGNHSLSKVLKSALEKGWISLDDFLGEDEEVLQKLQNTDDHIQMLLSELNQDVYIEENKADYDIHHKGKVRLIDPSVMNGYGLQKSSDMSEEVRQRGEAAFKVSKTGRYLKVIGVG; via the coding sequence GTGTGGATAAAAGACGTTCTGTACGGAGAATACAAAGTGGACAGGGTATTGGAAGAACTGATTCTAAGTGATCCTGTTCAACGATTAAAGGGGATCCATCAAGGCGGAGCCAGTTTCCTGGTCAATGAGGAGTGGGATGTAACCAGATACGAGCACTCAGTAGGTGTAATGCTTTTGATTAAAATATTGGGAGGCCAAGTAGAGGAGCAGATTGCTGGATTACTGCATGATGTATCACATACTGCCTTCTCCCACGTCATTGATGGGGTTCTCGATAATCTTTCTGAGGATTACCATGAAGACATTTTCGAACAGGTCATCCTTCAATCTGAGATTCCCCAGATCTTGGAGAAGTACGATTATGACTATCGGGACATCCTCCTTGATGATTCCAAATGGTCACTGCTTGAGCAGCCGGCACCTGAGCTTTGTGCAGACCGGGTGGATTACACGTTGAGGGATATGTATAGATATGGGTTTATCTCATTTGAAGAGGTTCACGATTTCCTGGAACAGGTTGCAGTGGTGGAAGGGAAGATCTGCGTGAAAACCATTGATGCAGCTGAGTGGTTTGTTAAGACTTATTATACAGAAGTGATTGACTTCTTCATGAATCCATTGAATATCTATGGGAATCATTCCCTTTCCAAGGTATTAAAAAGTGCATTAGAAAAAGGATGGATCAGCTTGGATGATTTTCTTGGGGAGGATGAAGAGGTACTCCAGAAACTCCAAAACACTGATGACCACATTCAGATGCTCCTAAGTGAACTGAATCAAGATGTATATATAGAAGAAAACAAAGCCGACTACGACATTCACCATAAAGGAAAGGTGAGGCTGATAGATCCCTCAGTTATGAATGGGTATGGTTTGCAAAAGTCGTCTGATATGTCGGAAGAAGTGAGACAAAGGGGAGAAGCTGCTTTTAAAGTCAGTAAAACAGGCAGGTATTTGAAGGTGATTGGCGTTGGTTAG
- a CDS encoding four-carbon acid sugar kinase family protein has product MDQQKVNQWWKKVRPNFTHKIVVLDDDPTGVQTVHGVSVYTDWEEETIEQGFAEDNQIFFILTNSRAFTAKETEQVHRDIAERTEAISKKLGIPYLIISRGDSTLRGHYPLETEVLRRTMESESNMSVDGEVILPFFKEGGRLTIENTHFVQQEDVLVPAGETEFAKDRTFGYTSSHLGEWVEEKTKGAFPEKGVTYISLESIRNMDIDGIVDQLLGVKGFGKVIVNAVEESDVRVFTTALILAIQEGKRFIFRTAAAFTKVIGDISSRPLLTKEELISEERENGGLVIVGSHVKKTTDQLEKLRELPSLHFIEFDAHLVLDKEAFQKEIERVQQEAETKVAEGISTVIYTKRKRLDLGDGMEEQELQLSVEISNAVTSIVRHFSIRPNYLIAKGGITSSDVGTKGLCVKRATVAGQIAPGIPVWKTGEESTFPFIPYVIFPGNVGAVTTLRDVVSTLEG; this is encoded by the coding sequence ATTGATCAGCAAAAAGTGAACCAATGGTGGAAAAAAGTCAGACCTAATTTCACACACAAGATTGTCGTCCTTGATGATGATCCGACAGGCGTCCAAACCGTTCATGGGGTTTCCGTCTATACGGATTGGGAGGAGGAAACCATTGAACAAGGGTTTGCCGAAGATAATCAGATCTTCTTCATCCTGACGAACTCGAGAGCTTTTACGGCAAAAGAAACCGAGCAGGTCCACCGCGATATCGCAGAACGAACCGAGGCCATCTCCAAAAAGCTGGGGATACCTTACCTCATCATCAGCCGTGGTGATTCGACTCTGAGAGGACATTATCCCCTTGAAACAGAGGTTCTCAGACGAACGATGGAATCCGAAAGCAACATGAGTGTGGATGGGGAGGTCATCCTTCCGTTTTTCAAAGAAGGCGGGCGATTGACGATTGAGAACACTCACTTTGTTCAGCAGGAAGACGTGCTGGTACCTGCCGGGGAAACCGAGTTTGCGAAGGATCGGACGTTCGGATACACATCGAGTCATTTAGGTGAATGGGTGGAAGAGAAGACGAAGGGTGCTTTTCCTGAAAAAGGCGTCACGTATATTTCACTGGAATCCATCCGGAACATGGACATCGACGGAATCGTTGATCAATTGCTTGGTGTGAAGGGCTTTGGCAAAGTGATCGTCAACGCCGTGGAAGAATCGGATGTGAGAGTCTTTACGACGGCGCTGATTCTTGCCATCCAGGAAGGAAAGCGATTCATCTTCCGTACGGCGGCAGCTTTCACCAAGGTGATCGGGGATATCTCTTCACGACCATTGTTAACGAAGGAAGAGTTGATCAGCGAGGAACGGGAGAATGGCGGATTGGTCATCGTCGGATCGCATGTCAAGAAGACGACGGATCAATTGGAGAAGCTCCGGGAACTGCCATCCCTGCATTTCATTGAGTTCGATGCTCATCTGGTGCTGGATAAAGAAGCATTTCAAAAGGAGATCGAGCGTGTACAGCAAGAGGCAGAGACGAAGGTTGCTGAAGGCATCAGCACGGTCATCTATACGAAGAGAAAGCGCTTAGATCTCGGCGACGGGATGGAAGAACAGGAACTACAGTTATCCGTTGAAATCTCGAATGCCGTCACAAGCATCGTGCGTCATTTCTCCATACGACCGAATTACTTGATTGCTAAAGGCGGAATCACCTCCAGTGATGTGGGCACGAAAGGATTATGTGTAAAACGTGCCACCGTTGCTGGACAGATCGCACCGGGGATACCGGTCTGGAAAACAGGGGAAGAGAGCACGTTCCCGTTCATTCCTTATGTGATTTTTCCAGGGAATGTAGGAGCAGTCACGACGTTAAGAGATGTGGTCTCGACACTGGAAGGGTAA
- the garR gene encoding 2-hydroxy-3-oxopropionate reductase, translating into MDMRLGFIGLGIMGKPMSLNLVKSGYDVTVFDLNESAVEELVSLGARGAGSPKEVGEHSDIIFTMLPKGEHVMSVVLGESGVIYGANDGTIVVDMSSISPVQSKEIAAALAVRGMEMLDAPVSGGEPKAIDGTLAIMVGGKEEVYETVKPVLEVMGQDITLVGDHGCGTTAKLANQILVNVHIAAMSEALTLASKAGIDIKKMYEAIRGGLAGSAVLDAKVPLILERNFVAGGRIDINAKDLTNVMDTAHSIGVPLPLSSQVLEMYHALMADGKAGDDHGGLIQFYEKLANHEVKGVSQ; encoded by the coding sequence ATGGACATGAGACTTGGATTTATTGGTCTTGGGATTATGGGGAAACCGATGTCACTTAATCTAGTAAAGAGTGGCTACGATGTAACCGTGTTTGATCTTAATGAGTCTGCAGTAGAAGAGTTAGTGAGCTTGGGAGCACGCGGTGCAGGTTCTCCGAAAGAAGTGGGGGAGCATAGTGACATCATTTTCACCATGCTTCCTAAGGGAGAGCATGTCATGAGTGTGGTCCTTGGTGAAAGCGGTGTCATCTATGGCGCGAATGATGGAACGATTGTAGTGGATATGAGCTCCATCTCTCCGGTCCAGTCGAAGGAAATTGCCGCAGCCCTTGCCGTAAGAGGGATGGAGATGCTGGATGCTCCGGTAAGCGGTGGTGAGCCAAAGGCGATCGACGGAACACTGGCCATCATGGTCGGAGGAAAAGAAGAAGTCTATGAAACAGTGAAACCGGTATTGGAAGTGATGGGTCAGGATATCACCCTTGTTGGGGATCATGGTTGTGGTACGACTGCGAAGCTTGCCAATCAGATCCTGGTGAATGTCCATATCGCAGCGATGTCTGAGGCACTGACGTTAGCGTCGAAAGCGGGAATCGATATTAAGAAGATGTACGAAGCGATCCGTGGAGGGTTGGCTGGAAGTGCTGTGCTGGATGCGAAGGTTCCATTGATCCTTGAGCGGAACTTTGTCGCCGGCGGGCGGATCGATATTAATGCGAAAGATCTGACCAATGTAATGGATACGGCTCACTCCATCGGGGTTCCATTGCCGCTGTCAAGCCAGGTGCTGGAGATGTACCATGCGCTAATGGCAGACGGGAAAGCTGGGGACGATCATGGAGGACTGATTCAGTTTTACGAGAAACTTGCGAATCACGAAGTAAAGGGTGTCAGCCAGTGA
- a CDS encoding gluconate:H+ symporter produces the protein MVTGNMLIVIFFLALAALFFLILKLKVEPFLSLIGVAFATAVVIGMPLNEVAATVTQGFGNTLTGVGILIGLGVIFGQFLGASGAIEKIAAAVLKAFGIKKSPAGLALTGTAVSIPVFFDAAFVILSGLIKSLSKKTGISVISFVTALGVGLIVSHNMIAPTPGPLVVAENTGSDLGLFILYGILVAIPATLVGGYFYGLFIGKRINHSGAIEEVAVSLEDAPKKEISTGLSFFMLALPIGLILINTVSQLLIPDTDLASVLGFIGDKNIALFISVVAAIILLAPYISVPNSRLYSEAINSAGIIILVTGAGGAFGAVINKSGIGDYLIATMQSWSIPVLLLAFIFSQILRASLGSATVALVTTSSILGPMAVELGVSPILLGLAICAGGIGLSLPNDSGFWVVNRFGKLTVVQTLKAWTLGGFIAGLTAITTVLILSLFSGILPGL, from the coding sequence ATGGTTACAGGCAATATGTTGATTGTGATTTTCTTTCTGGCATTAGCAGCACTTTTTTTCTTAATTTTAAAATTGAAAGTTGAACCATTCCTTTCCTTGATTGGGGTTGCATTCGCAACGGCTGTGGTCATCGGGATGCCGTTAAATGAAGTGGCGGCCACCGTGACCCAAGGATTCGGGAACACCCTGACCGGAGTCGGGATCCTTATCGGACTCGGTGTCATCTTCGGACAGTTCCTTGGTGCATCAGGTGCGATCGAAAAAATCGCGGCAGCGGTACTTAAAGCATTTGGTATCAAAAAATCTCCAGCCGGTCTTGCATTGACGGGGACAGCCGTTTCGATTCCTGTATTCTTCGATGCGGCATTCGTCATCCTAAGCGGATTGATCAAAAGCTTATCGAAGAAGACGGGTATCTCGGTCATTTCATTTGTTACGGCCCTTGGTGTAGGATTGATTGTTTCCCATAACATGATCGCCCCGACACCAGGACCTCTTGTAGTTGCAGAAAACACAGGTTCAGATCTTGGCTTGTTCATCCTTTACGGCATCCTTGTAGCAATCCCGGCTACACTTGTCGGGGGGTATTTCTACGGACTGTTTATTGGAAAACGGATCAACCATTCAGGTGCCATCGAAGAAGTGGCGGTTAGCCTTGAAGATGCACCGAAAAAGGAAATCAGCACAGGTTTAAGCTTCTTCATGCTGGCACTTCCAATCGGACTTATTTTGATCAACACGGTATCGCAGTTGCTCATCCCGGACACGGACCTTGCAAGTGTATTGGGATTCATCGGTGATAAGAATATTGCTCTATTCATCAGTGTGGTGGCAGCGATCATCCTGCTTGCCCCTTATATCTCAGTTCCAAACAGCAGATTGTACTCAGAAGCCATCAACTCAGCCGGGATCATCATCCTGGTGACAGGAGCGGGTGGAGCATTCGGAGCGGTGATCAATAAGAGTGGAATCGGCGATTATTTAATCGCAACGATGCAAAGCTGGAGCATCCCGGTTCTATTACTTGCATTCATCTTCTCACAAATCCTGCGTGCGTCACTTGGATCCGCGACCGTTGCCCTTGTGACAACGTCCAGTATCCTTGGACCAATGGCCGTTGAGCTTGGTGTATCACCAATCTTACTCGGGCTTGCCATCTGTGCCGGTGGTATCGGTCTTTCTCTTCCGAACGATTCAGGATTCTGGGTTGTGAACCGATTCGGTAAATTGACGGTTGTGCAAACGTTGAAAGCGTGGACCCTCGGTGGTTTCATTGCCGGGTTGACGGCGATAACAACAGTTTTAATTTTGAGTTTGTTCTCGGGGATACTTCCGGGGTTGTAG
- a CDS encoding glycoside hydrolase family 32 protein — MKTPEREKEPVVNKEVSYRSSYHFTTPDKWKNDPQKPVYYKGKYHYYYLYNKDYPDGNGTEWRHAVSNDLIHWEDQGVAIPKYTNENGDPWSGSVVIDRENTAGFGKDAFIAIVTQPTGETGEQEQYMWVSTDEGKTFKNYSHEPVLKNPGMKDFRDPKVVWDDERDKWIMLMAEGSKVGFYESENLKDWTFTGDFLTPDLGVLECPDLFKMRAPDGTVKWVLGVSANGEAIGEPNTYAYWTGEFNGSSFEADQADPQWLDYGFDWYGGVTFEDGMADDKEEKRYAFAWMNKWSYADNTPTMEHDGFNGTDSIVREIRLEGDARSGYYLGSKPIEALDGLVESTETFEDVTVEDGMEKLDIKGDVYRIEADISWDEAEQVGFRLRESEDRSRHIDAGISLAGNYSYLNRNFTDQPDREGRFVESKAPFNSAAKQVHITILVDKTSVEVFVDDGRIVHTNLVFPQSGDQGISLFSEGGQVTFEKLKVGKLRSIK, encoded by the coding sequence ATGAAGACGCCTGAAAGGGAGAAGGAACCGGTCGTGAACAAGGAGGTATCCTACCGTTCCTCCTACCATTTCACAACCCCGGATAAGTGGAAAAATGACCCGCAAAAGCCGGTTTATTATAAAGGGAAATACCATTACTACTATCTTTACAATAAGGACTACCCGGACGGCAACGGGACGGAGTGGCGCCATGCCGTATCCAATGACCTTATCCACTGGGAAGACCAGGGAGTCGCCATCCCCAAATACACCAATGAAAACGGTGATCCATGGTCCGGATCCGTCGTCATCGACCGGGAGAATACGGCCGGTTTCGGAAAGGATGCCTTCATTGCGATCGTGACCCAGCCAACCGGGGAGACGGGTGAACAGGAACAATACATGTGGGTGAGTACCGACGAAGGAAAAACATTTAAAAATTATAGTCATGAGCCAGTCTTGAAGAATCCTGGTATGAAGGATTTCCGTGATCCCAAAGTTGTGTGGGATGATGAACGGGATAAGTGGATAATGCTCATGGCGGAAGGTTCGAAGGTCGGTTTCTATGAATCTGAGAATCTGAAGGACTGGACGTTTACGGGGGACTTTCTGACACCGGACTTAGGCGTGTTGGAATGCCCGGACCTTTTTAAAATGAGGGCGCCCGATGGCACGGTGAAGTGGGTGCTTGGTGTTAGTGCAAATGGAGAAGCTATTGGGGAGCCGAATACGTATGCCTATTGGACCGGGGAATTCAATGGCAGTTCGTTTGAAGCGGATCAGGCGGATCCCCAGTGGTTGGACTATGGATTCGACTGGTATGGTGGGGTGACGTTTGAAGACGGCATGGCCGATGATAAGGAAGAGAAACGTTATGCGTTTGCCTGGATGAATAAGTGGTCTTATGCAGATAATACTCCCACGATGGAGCATGATGGGTTTAATGGGACGGATTCAATTGTGAGGGAAATCAGGTTGGAGGGTGATGCTAGAAGTGGATATTATCTTGGCTCCAAACCTATTGAAGCGCTTGATGGGTTGGTGGAATCTACGGAGACGTTTGAGGATGTTACTGTAGAGGATGGTATGGAGAAGCTGGACATCAAAGGTGACGTGTATCGGATCGAAGCGGACATTTCGTGGGACGAGGCCGAGCAAGTCGGTTTCAGATTACGCGAATCCGAGGATCGATCCCGACATATTGATGCTGGAATCTCCCTGGCAGGTAACTACTCATACCTGAACCGGAACTTTACCGATCAACCGGACAGAGAAGGGAGATTCGTGGAAAGCAAGGCACCATTCAATTCCGCCGCTAAACAGGTTCATATCACTATACTAGTTGATAAGACGAGTGTGGAGGTGTTTGTTGATGATGGGCGGATTGTTCATACGAATTTGGTCTTTCCGCAATCTGGGGATCAGGGTATTTCTTTATTTTCTGAAGGGGGACAAGTGACGTTTGAGAAATTGAAGGTGGGGAAATTAAGGTCCATTAAATGA
- a CDS encoding GntR family transcriptional regulator — protein sequence MKKKTQQHAYIQSYEYIRDQILNGELERGTKLIEEKLAIELGVSRTPIRESIRKLEQEGLVKQKRVVNPTDMDLRHYFQVRILLEGFAAKSAATFMNDQDLNQLKECIHIGRTGTPEQIMEANKQFHDIIVNATNNPVMVDTIERMQSIIYLFRKTVVYHNRPFLIDEHQDIYDAIVSHNGDEAERLMKEHIQADLEFCLHVMER from the coding sequence TTGAAGAAGAAAACGCAGCAGCACGCCTATATACAATCGTATGAATATATCCGGGATCAAATCCTGAACGGCGAACTCGAACGGGGCACAAAACTCATAGAAGAAAAACTGGCGATAGAGCTCGGTGTAAGCCGGACACCGATCCGTGAATCCATCCGCAAGCTCGAACAGGAAGGGCTCGTCAAACAAAAACGTGTCGTCAACCCAACGGATATGGACCTTCGACACTACTTCCAGGTCCGTATACTCCTTGAAGGGTTCGCAGCCAAATCAGCTGCTACTTTCATGAATGATCAGGACCTAAACCAGCTGAAGGAATGCATCCACATCGGCCGGACCGGGACACCCGAACAAATCATGGAAGCCAACAAGCAATTCCATGACATCATCGTCAATGCCACCAACAACCCCGTCATGGTCGACACCATCGAACGCATGCAGTCGATCATCTACCTATTCAGGAAGACGGTGGTTTATCACAACCGACCGTTTTTAATTGATGAACATCAGGATATTTATGATGCGATCGTTTCTCATAATGGGGATGAAGCTGAGAGGTTGATGAAGGAGCATATACAGGCGGATTTGGAGTTTTGTTTGCATGTGATGGAGAGGTAG
- a CDS encoding nucleoside hydrolase, whose translation MKKIILFADPGIDDSIAIMYALLNPEIKVLAIVSSYGNTSKEQATDNIAYLLKLAGREDVPIIGGTNSPSSGEIPTYYPEIHGQEGLGPIRPPESLAGELTNFSELYKIIKDQDDITIVDVGRSTSLASLYLLGENIVEDIKEFYIMGGAFLVPGNVTPSAEANFYGDPIASQVVVRDLDNLYVVPLNVSNKAIITMDQIRYIQQMSDNPLIEIMDEVMEYYIDAYKKLVPGIKGAPLHDVVTLSLMVNPEMGQSIRREINILTTGTGMGTSIADFRPSSKPAEKNINIYLELDYPSFVEDFINVMGKADGKP comes from the coding sequence ATGAAGAAAATCATTTTGTTTGCGGATCCCGGCATTGATGATTCCATTGCCATCATGTACGCCTTACTGAATCCCGAGATTAAAGTACTCGCCATCGTATCAAGCTATGGGAACACTTCAAAAGAGCAGGCAACGGATAATATAGCCTACTTGCTTAAGCTTGCCGGACGAGAGGATGTCCCGATCATCGGGGGAACCAATAGCCCATCGTCAGGGGAAATCCCAACGTACTATCCTGAGATCCACGGACAGGAAGGGCTCGGACCCATCAGACCCCCTGAGAGCTTAGCTGGTGAACTGACCAATTTCTCAGAACTCTACAAAATCATCAAGGACCAGGACGATATCACCATCGTTGACGTGGGGAGAAGTACATCCCTCGCCTCCCTTTACTTATTAGGTGAGAATATCGTCGAGGACATCAAGGAATTTTACATTATGGGAGGAGCATTTTTAGTTCCCGGAAACGTCACCCCGTCTGCAGAAGCGAACTTCTATGGGGACCCCATTGCGTCACAGGTGGTGGTCAGGGATCTGGACAATCTTTACGTCGTTCCCTTGAATGTCTCGAACAAAGCCATCATCACCATGGACCAAATCCGTTATATCCAGCAGATGTCAGATAATCCATTGATTGAAATCATGGATGAAGTCATGGAGTACTATATTGATGCTTATAAGAAGCTCGTTCCCGGAATAAAAGGTGCCCCCCTTCACGATGTCGTGACCCTATCCCTGATGGTGAACCCGGAAATGGGGCAGTCTATCAGAAGGGAAATCAACATCTTGACCACGGGAACAGGAATGGGAACGTCCATCGCTGATTTCAGGCCCAGTTCAAAGCCTGCTGAAAAAAACATCAACATCTACCTTGAATTGGACTATCCAAGCTTTGTCGAGGATTTTATCAACGTCATGGGTAAGGCAGACGGGAAACCATGA